In the Sulfurivermis fontis genome, CGTCATCTCCAACGTCGAGTTCGAGCGCATGCTGGACCCGTTCGGCCCCACCGGCGGCAAGATCGTGCGCCCCTCCGACGGCCAGGCGCCGAAGAACATCGCCTTCATCCAGTGCGCCGGCTCCCGTGACGTCAATCACCTCAAGCACTGCTCGCGCATCTGCTGCATGGCCACCCTGAAGCAGACCACCTATGTGCGTGACCAGTTGGGCGACAACTGCAAGTCCACCGTCTACTACATCGACATCCGTGCCATCGACCGCATCGACGACTTCCACCGCAAGGTGAAGGAAGACCCCAACGTCACCTTCGTCAAGTCCAAGGTCGCCAACATCGTCGCCGGCAGCGGTGACAACGTGGTGCTGAAGGGCGTGGACACCGAGGGTTACAAGCGCTACGCCAACGAGCACGACCTGGTCGTGCTGGCCACCGGCATGGAATCCACCGTGCCGGCCGGCGTGTTCCCCGCTGGCGTCCCCATCAACGAACACAACTTCATCGATCTCGATAGTGACTGCGGCATCTACGGTGCCGGCTGCTCGTCCGATGCGCTGGACGTCAACCGTGCCGCGCAGAACGCCACCGCGGCCGCGCTGCGCGCCATCCAGGTGGTCAATCGGGTTGCAGGTCAGGAGGGTTAAACAGTGGCTGACATGAAGATTGGAGCCTATATCTGCCAGGGCTGCGGTATCGGCGAGCGCCTCGATACCGCCCAGCTGGCCAGCGTCGCCAAGCGCGAGGGCAAGGCTGCCGAGGCCAGGGAACACGCGTTCCTGTGCAGCGCCGAAGGCGTGAAGATGATTCAGGACGACATCGCCGCCGGCGTCACCCACGTCGTCATCGCCGCCTGCTCGCGCCGCGCCAAGACCGAGGCCTTCAGCTTCGAGGGCGTGGCCATCTCCCGCGCCAACCTGCGTGAAGGCGTCATCTGGGTCCGTCCCGACACCCCGGAAGCGGCCGAGACCACCCAGGAGATGGCGGACGACTACGTGCGCATGGCCTGCGCCGAAGCCAAGCACATGAAGATACCCTCCGCCTCCGGCGAACAGGGCCTGGTGCGCACCATCCTGGTGGTCGGTGGCGGCATTTCCGGCATGACCGCCGCGCTGGAAGCGGCCAAGACCGGCTACAAGGTCGAGCTGGTGGAGAAGACCGGCGCCCTCGGCGGCGTGGCCGCGCAGATGTTCAAGAAGTATCCGGACAAGGCCCCGTACAACGTGCTGGCGGACAACACCACCGGCGCGATGATCGACGCGGTCAACGCCAACGGCAACATCACCGTCCACCTCAACACCACCGTCGCCAAGACCGAAGGTGCCCCGGGCCGCTTCGCCGTGACCCTGGCCACCGAGAGCGGCGCCAGCAAGGAGGTCACCGTCGGCGCCATCATCCAGGCCACCGGCTTCACCCCGTACGACATCACCAGGCTGCCGGAACTGGGCGGCGGCAAGAGCCCGGACGTGATGGACCAGCTGGCCTTCGAGCAGATGGTCAAGGCCAACAACGGCGCCATCAAGAAGTCCGACGGTTCCGATGCGAAGAACGTGGTGTTCGTGCAGTGCGCCGGGCAGCGTTCCGACGCCGAGGGCCACCTGCCCTACTGCTCCGGTCACTGCTGCATGACCTCCATCAAACAGGCCCGCTACGTCAAGGAGGCCGGCGGCGACGCCACGGTGATCTTCGACGACCTGCGCACCCCCGGTGCCGACGGTGAAGACGTCTACCGCGGTGGCCAGGAAGCCGGCGTCACCTTCTCCAAGGGCAAGGTGAGCGCGATCGAGGCGGCCGGCAAGGGCCTCAAGGTGAACTACACCGACAAGATCCTCGCCGAAGATACCACCATCGACGCCGACATCGTGGTGCTGGCCACCGGCATGGTGCCGGCCAGCGGCCCCAACCCATACCTGACGCAGGAAATCGAGGCCGCCGACAAGGCCGGCGACACCGCCCTGGCGGAGAAACTGAAGGCCGAACAGGCCAGCGCCCCGGCATCGATCCTCAACCTGCAGTACCGTCAGGGCACCGACGTGCCGCACCTGAAGAGCGGCTTCACCGATTCGCACTTCATCTGCTTCCCGTACGAGACCCGTCGCACTGGCATCTACACCGCCGGCCCGGTACGCCGTCCGATGGATGCCCATCAGGCGATGGAAGACGCCACCGGCGCCGCGCTGAAGGCGATCCAGGCCTGCGAAAACGCCGCCCTGGGCCGCGCCGCGCATCCGCGCTCCGGCGACCTGTCCTTCCCCAGCTTCCGCAAGGAAGGCTGCACCCAGTGCAAGCGCTGCACCGTGGAATGCCCATTCGGCGCCATCAACGAGGACGAGAAGGGCTTCCCACAGTACAACGAGTCACGCTGCCGCCGCTGCGGCACCTGCATGGGCGCCTGCCCGGTGCGCGTCATCTCCTTCGAGAACTACTCCGTCGAGACCATCGGTCAGCAGCTCAAGGCCGTCGACATGCCGGACGAATTCTCCGAGAAGCCGCGCCTCTTGGTGCTGGCCTGCGAAAACGATGCCTATCCGGCGCTCGACATGGCCGGCATGACCAAGCAGGAATACAGCGCCTTCGCCCGCATCATCCCGGTACGCTGCCTCGGTTCGGTGAACACCATCTGGATCACCGACGCCCTCAACAGCGGCTACGACGGCGTCATCCTGCTGGGCTGTCAGAAGGGCGACAACTACCAGTGCCACTTCGTGAAGGGTTCCGAGATGGCGCACTACCGCATGAGCAAGATCGACGACACGTTGACCCAGCTCAACCTGGAGAAAGAGCGGGTGCAGACCTACGAGGTGTCCATCGCCGACATCCAGCGGATCCCGCAGATCATCAACGATATGGAAAAGCTGATCGGCGAGATCGGCATGAGCCCCTTCAAGTTCTAAGGAGACCACGATGAGCGACATGAATCAGGCGATGGTCGAGAAGTACCGCTCCAACTTCCTCAAGGAAGTCGAGGCGAACGTCGAGGAAGGCACCTGGGTCAAGATGTGCATGCAGTGCGGCGTCTGTTCGGGCTCCTGCCCGCTCGGCCCGCACTGGGAGCATCCGCCCCAGGAACTGTTCATGATGATCCGTGCCGGCAAGCGCGAGGAAGTACTGTCCTCCAGTTCCATGTGGATGTGTACCTCCTGCTACAACTGTATCGCGCGCTGCCCGCGCGGCCTGCCGATCACCCACATCATGCACGGCCTGGCCAGCTACGCGAAGCGCCTCGGCCTGGCGCCGAACCGCCAGCCGACCAAGGAATTCGGCCAGATCTTCTGGGATTCCATCGCCAAGAACGGCCGCGTCAACGAGCTGAAGATCGGTGTTGGCCTGTACTTCATGAACGGTTTCAGCCAGGGCATCAAGAACGCCCTCGCCGGCCGCGAGCTGGGCATGGCCATGATGAAGAGCAAGCGCATGAACCCGATGGAGTACTTCGGCGGTCACAAGTGCAAGGACCTCTCCGGCATCGCCAAGATGCTGAAGAAGGCCGAAGAGTTCGAAGCGGAGCACATCACCAAGTTTGGTGAGTGAGGAGAAGACTGATGGCCAAGAAAGAGTTCTATTCCTTCTATCCCGGGTGTTCGTCCCAGCCCAAGGCGTCGGCTGACAACTTCCTGCGCTCATCCAACGCCATGTGCGATGCGCTGGGCATCAAGCTGAAGGAGATCGACGACTGGAACTGCTGCGGCGCCTCCATCGGCTATGCCGGCGGTGGCGAAGTGCCACGCCTGTCCCTGTCGGCGCGCAACATCGCCCTGTCCCAGCAGCAGAACGGCGACGCCGACATCGTCGCCCCTTGCGCCGCCTGCTGGATCGCCACCCGCGAGGCCCAGGAGCGTGTCGAGCACAATCCCAAGGTCAGTGCAGGCATCAACGCGGCGCTGGCCGAGATCGGCCTCAAGGTCGAATCCGGCAAGATGCCCAAGGCCCGCCACATGGTCGAGGTACTGGTCGAGGACATCGGCCTGGATACCATCGCCAAGGGCGTGACCAAGCCGCTGGAAGGCGTGAAGATCGCCGGTTACGTCGGCTGCCAGACCAACCGCCCCTTCGGCATCGCCGGCGAGTCCTTCGAGAATCCGCTCTATCTCGATCACATGATCGAGGCCTGCGGTGCCCAGGCGGTGGACAAGTACGAAAAGAAGGTCGCCTGCTGCTCCGGCGCCCTGATGTTCTCCGAGCCGGAAAAGGGCCATGCCCTGGTCAAGGAAATCATCGAGGCGGCCTACGACGGCGGCGCCGACATGATCGTCACCCCCTGCCAGTTGTGCCAGATGAACGTGGAGTCTTATCAGAGCAACATCAACAAGACCTACGGCACCAAGTTCAACATCCCGGTGGTCTACTACACCCAGCTTATCGCCGTGGCCTACGGCAAATCGGCCCAGGAAGCCGCACTGGATGGCCAGATCATCCGTGCCGGCAAGCTGGAAGACATCGCGAACAAATAACAACAAGCCTTTTCAATGAGGCTTACTGCCCCGCTCCGTGCGGGGCTTTTTTTGTGCAACGAAAGCTGCTGTTTCGCCGTCAGGGCCGCATCCCTGCAAGGCCTGTCCTCTGCTTGGCGCCGCGCCTGGCTACCCACGCCCTTTTGTCCCGACTTATTGCCAAATCTCCCCCATCGCCGGCATACCTGCCATCACCTGTCACTCCTGACTGTCATAAAAATTTTATCCTTTGAATTTTTCTGCATACAGGTATTGTGGTTATCGGCGTCCGCCAGGATACCTATGCAGAAACATAAAACGATCAAAGCAAAGGAGGAGTTTGAGAATGGGGTCCATAACACTATTCAAGAAAATGGTCTTTGCCGGAGGGCTGGCCCTGAGTGGGGCGGCATGGGCCGCCACGCCTTCCGCCGTCATGCTCGCCAACACCTGCGCCGCCTGCCACGGCACCGGCGGCTCCAGCATGGCGCAGATCCCGAGCCTCGCCGGTGCGCCCGCGGAATACTTCGTGGACACCATGAAGGCCTTCAAGAGCGGCGAGCGCAAGGCAACGGTTATGGACCGCGTGGCCAAGGGCTACTCCGATGAAGAGATCGCGCTGATGGGCGATTACTTCGCCCAGCAGAAACTCACCCCCATGAAGCAGGGCTTCGACAAGGCCAAGGCCAGCCAGGGCCAGCGCCTGCATGACAAGTTCTGCGAAAAGTGCCACGAGGACGGCGGCCGCAAGCCGGATCAGGGCGGCGTCCTGGCCGGTCAGTCGATGACCTATCTCACCTTCACCATGGCCGATTTCCTCGACGGTCAGCGCACCATGGACAAGGACATGAAGAAGAAGGTCGATGAAATGCTGAAGAGCCACGACAAGTCCAGTGTCGATGCCCTGATCCATTTCTACGGCAGCCAGCAATAAACAGTGGGGGAGAACACAATGATTTCACGTCGTAACTTCATCAAACTTTCCGGCGGCGCCGTTGCCGTCGGTACCCTCGCCGGTTGTGCCGGCGGTATGAGCCGCGGCGGTGCCGGCGGCAAGGTGGTAGTGGTCGGCGGCGGCCCCGGCGGTGCCACGGCCGCCAAATACCTGCGCATGGCCGATCCCTCCATCGAGGTCACCCTGATCGAGGCCAATCCCAAGTACTACACCTGCTTCATGAGCAACGAAGTACTGGGCGGTGATCGCGATCTCGACTCCATCACCTTCGGCTACGACGGCCTGCGCCGCCACGGCGTGCGTGTTGTGCACGACATGGTGACCCAGATCGACCCGGCCACCCGGAAGATCATGACCAAGAGAGGCGCCACCTTCTCCTATGACCGCGCCATCGTCTCTCCGGGCATCGACTTCAAGTGGGGCGCCATCGAGGGCCACAGCGCCGAACTGGCGGAAAGCACCATTCCCCACGCCTGGAAGGCCGGTCCGCAGACCGTCGCCCTGCACAAGCAGCTGCTCGACATGAAGAACGGCGGCACCGTGGTCATCGCCACGCCGGCCGGCGCCTTCCGCTGCCCACCGGGGCCCTATGAGCGCGCCAGCCTGATCGCCCAGTACCTCAAGCGCCACAAGCCCAAGTCCAAGGTCATCATCATGGATTCCGGCGACAAGTTCGCCAAGCAGGGCCTGTTCATGGCCGGCTGGAAGAAACACTACGGCTACGGCACCAGCAACAGCATAATCGAGTGGGTATCCGGTTCGCAGGGCGGCAAGATCGAAGGTGTCGACGGCAAGGCCATGACCGTGCAGGGCGCGGTGGACAAGATCAAGGCCGACGTCATCAACGTCATCCCGCCGCAGAAGGCCGGCAAGATCGCCTTTGACGCGGGCCTGACCGATGGCGACTGGTGCCCGGTCAACAAGAAGACCTTCGAGTCCAAGATCCACGCCGGCATCCATGTCCTGGGCGACGCCAGCAACTCGGCCGGCATGCCGAAGTCCGGCTACAGCGCCAACGTGCAGGCCAAGGTCTGTGCCATGGCAGTAGCCGATCTGCTGGCCGGACGCGAGCCCGGCTTCCCGTCCTACATGAACACCTGCTACAGCGTGGTGGCGGAAGATCACGGCATCTCGGTCAGCATCGTCTACACCTTCGACGAGGCCAAGAACGAGATCGTCGCGGTCAAGGGAGCCGGCGGCGTTACACCGTCCGATGCCAGCGCCGAGGCCCTGCGCCGCGAGGCCCACTATGCTCACGGCTGGTTCGCCAACATCACCAACGACATCTTCGGCTAAGACCGCAAGATACGGTGACCTCCTTAAACGGGGCCGTAAGGCCCCGTTTTTTTTCATCCCTCATCCAGTAAAATGCCCGCCATGTGCGCGGAACACACAGCATGAACAGCACCATCGCCATCGTCGGCCTGGGCTATGTAGGCCTGCCGCTCGCCGTGGCCTTCGGCAAGCGCGGCCCCACCCTCGGTTACGACCTTTCCGCCACGCGCATCGAGAGTTATCGACGCCACATCGATCCCACCGGCGGAGTCACCACTGCTGAATTGCAAGCCGCGACTCAGCTCACCTGCAGCACCGATCCGGCCCTGCTCGCGCGCGCCGATATCATCATCATCACAGTCCCCACGCCGGTGGACAGCGCACGGCGGCCCGATTTTGCGCCACTCATCAGTGCCTCCGAGACCGTGGGCAAATACATGCCGCGCGGTGCGCTCGTCATTTACGAATCCACCGTCTATCCCGGCGCCACCGAGGAGATCTGCATCCCGGTGCTGGAGCGCGCCTCGGGTCTGACATGGCAACAAGACTTCCACGTCGGCTACTCCCCGGAACGCATCAATCCCGGCGACCAGGAACATACCCTCAGTAACACACTGAAGGTGGTGGCCGGCGACAGTGCGGCGACATTGGAGCGCGTCGCCGCACTGTACGAGCAGGTGGTCAACGCTGGCGTGCACCGCGCCAGCAGCATCAAGGTGGCGGAAGCCGCCAAGGTCATCGAGAACACCCAACGCGACCTCAACATCGCGCTGATGAACGAGTTGGCGCTGATCTTTGATCGCCTCGATATCGACACCCTGGAAGTTTTGGAAGCGGCCGGAACCAAATGGAATTTCCTGCCTTTCCGCCCCGGCCTGGTGGGCGGCCATTGCATCGGCGTCGATCCCTATTACCTGGCGCACAAGGCCGAAATGATGGGGCATCATCCGGACGTGATCCTCGCCGGCCGTCGCATCAACGACAGCATGGCGGCCTTCATCGCGCAACAGACGGTGAAGCAACTGATCAAGGCCGGCAGCGCGGTAAAAGGTGCGCAAGTCATCGTTCTCGGCCTCACTTTCAAGGAAAACTGCCCTGACCTGCGCAACTCCAAGGTGGCCGACATCGTGCGCGAGCTGAGCGACTTCGGCTGTGTAGTGTACGTGCACGACCCGATCGCCGAGCCGGACGAGGCCATGCACGAATACGGCATCACGCTAACGCCGTGGCAGCACCTACCGCGCAACGTCGATGCCATCATCGCTACCGTCAACCACCGCAGCTACCATGAACTACCACTCGCCGAACTGCTCGCCCACCTCAAGCCCGGCGGCGTCTTTGTCGATGTGAAATCCAGCTACGACGTTCATGCGATCCGCCACGCCGGCCATATACTGTGGCGACTGTGAGCATCGAAGCCTACTACGCGCTGTGCGCCCAATTGGGTCTCACCCAGGGTATCCCGTATACGCCGCAGTGGTCCGCCGCACCCGATTTCCTGCAACTCATCGTCGACCATGTACTGACTGATAAGCCACAGACCATCGTCGAATGCGGCAGTGGCCTCACCACCCTGATGCTGGCGCGCGCCTGCGCCCTGAATGGAGGCGGTCATGTCTACAGCCTGGAGAACGACGCCGACTATGCTGCCAACACGCGCAGCGAGATCAGCCGCTATGGACTGAATGAATACTCCGCCGTGTTGCACGCACCCCTGATACCCCGCACCATCCACGAGCGGAATTATCGCTGGTATGACGTCTCGCAACTGTCCGTACAAGACATCGACATGCTGGTCATTGACGGCCCACCCGGCTTCATCCAGCAACACTCGCGCTATCCCGCGTTGCCGCTGCTGCTCGAATACATGAAGGATGAGTGTACGGTATTCATGGACGACGCAGCGCGGCCGGATGAAATGGAAGTGGTGGCGATGTGGCAGACGCAGTACCGCAACACCACGCACACCTATCTGGCATTGGAGCGCGGCTGCGCAATAGTGCAGATCCGGCGCAGCAGATGAAACAGTCCATGGCGTTCTGGCCCACGCTCATGAGCCGGAATAGCGCAGCCCTCGCGGCACGACACCTCGCCGGCAATGCCAGGAGTAAGCCTGCGGCAAGAACCTGGCGTAAAAACAACTGCTCATACCCGATGTAACCATCAGCTTGGCGAGGCATTATGCCGCAAGTCCCATTCGGCCAGGGCGGCGGTGAGGTCACCCTGGGCGCCGATCCAGTGCCAGAAGTGGCGGAAGTCTTCCCGGGCGTTTTCCAGGCGGAAGTCCATCTTGTGGCGCTTGTCCTTGAGGAAGAGGGCGATGTTGGCCTCGACGGTGGCGATGTAATCGTCGGCGATGGCCGCGCGCGTGGCGCGCTGCGTTTCATCGTGCAGCAGGATGCCTTCGCGGTAGGCCTTCATGATGCCGAAGTCGGCGCGGCGCACGAAGCTGGCGGCGACCCTGGCACGGTCGCGGGTGAGGTGCACGTAGTAGGCGTTGTCGCCGTAGGCGGCGTCGAGGCGGCCGAGCAGCCAGGACAGGCGGTTGTCGGCCTCGATGTGGTGCGGCGGATAGGCGAGGCGCGCGGCGCCGAGCAGCTGCACGCGGGATTCGTGGCCGGCGCTGTAATTGCCGATGTGGCGGCAGGCCTCGATGAAGGTGGTCGAGCCGCAGCGGCCGGTATTGAGAATGAATACGTTCATGTCGTGTACCGGATGTTTCTGCGCTGAGCAGTTTATATCCCCTTTCCCTCGGGGAGCGGTGAGGGCTGCGGGAAAGGGACATCAGCGTGCGTCACGGGGTCGCCGCGTTGCTCGAAAGCCTGGCCGAGGACGGAGCGCCAGGCATTTCGATCTTCAGGATAGCGCCTGAGCGCATCGATGATGGCGGCTGTGCGTGCCTGACGGCGGGATAGGTCATTGACCTGCTGCCAGGCGCGGGCCTCGTCGCCGAAGTTGTGTTGCATGTTGGCGATGAACTGCCCGAACAGCTGCCTTGCCCCGGCCAGCTCATCCCGCTGCTGCCACCAGCCAGCGTCACTCTCGTACAAGCTGCGCAGCTGCGCGATCTTCGCCACGATCTGTTGATGCTTGTGACCATACCTGGCGTGCATCTGCGCCTCCACTTCGCCGACCGTGCGCGTCAGCTCATCTTCGGCCGGAGACACCGCCGGATAACCCAGGGCCGTCAGCCGTTCCATGCTGAACAGCATGACATCGCCGAAGTATTGCCGCTCGAATTCGCCGGACAGATCGATCTGCGTCTGTGCACGCTCGATACCGGGGCGGAATTCGGACTGGCCCAGCCCCTCCACCGTGCGGCGGTGCAGCATGGGCAGGTTGGCCGAGACGAAGCCCGCGCCCAGTTCGGCCTTGATGATGCGTCCCAACGTCGGTCCCGCCATGCGCAGCCTGAGGCCAGCGAAGGGGATGAAGTAGTCCAGACAGTCCGGGGTGAAGACGTAATTGCCGGTGTAGATGGTGCGCGCCGGGGTGAGGGTCCCCAACAATTCGGCCGGCTGATACACACTGCGACGCGTCGGGTGTTCGCCGTCGAAAAAGCGCGCCAGCCGGGCGGCGAAATGGATGAAGCAGGCGACGTGATCATGCGCACCGCGCAGGTGGCAGTGATAACGGAACGCCTCTGGCGCCTTGAAGCCGAACATGTCCGCCATATCATGATAGGCGGCATCGGCGGCGGGGCGCCGCGCCGTATGGAAGGTACATGGCGCCTGCGGCGTGCAGCGCGCCATATCGGCCAGAAACGCCATGACATCGTCGAGGAAGTTGCCCGCCATCACCGCCGGCGACACCGGCGGGTCGCCGACCACCTTGCCGGTGAGGATGCGCACCGGCGTGGTGGAGAATATCTGGTCGAGGCCGTTCAGGTAATCGACGGCGTATTGCTCCTCCTCACCGGCGGCCGTGGCCAGATTGACGCGAAACTCCTGGTCGCTGTCGAGAAACCAGATCAGCTGCCGGCGTCCGTCCTGCACCTGGCGGCGCAGCCAGAGATAGGCGATGTTGCGGGTGATGGAGGCGCCCTTGTGGGCGTAGCTGCCACCGTCGCCAATGATGCCGGCCAGTTGCATGCGTAGTGGTGCAGGCAGCGAGTCCACCAGTGCGCGCTGCGCGTCCGGGCCGAGGTGGTGCACAGCGATGCCCTGCGCGGTGACGGACGCGGCGATGGCCCGGTGCTGCTCGATGCTGCTGGCGTCGCGGCTGTCCTCCGCCACCAGCACCATCACCTTGCCGGCATAGGGATAGCGGCGCTTCAGCTCCAGCAATGTATGCAGGCAGTCGGACAGGTGGCGCGGACGATCGGCGACGGGGATGACGAGGGTGATGTCGTGGGGGGCGGGCGCAGTCATCGCCGCGATGAATAATTGGGAAACAGATTCTTGTCGATGACGATTTCGATCAGGTTGATCGAATCGCGCAGGTCGCAGTGGGCGAACAGCGCATCGACATCCATCATGCCCTCCACCCGCTGGTAATGAATGCCGAAGGAGCGGGCCAGCAGTTCGAAGTCGGGATTCACGAAGTCGCAGCTGATGAAGCGCTGCTGGTAGTGCTGGTGCTGGTTCTTGCGGATCAGGCCCATGGTGGCGTTGTTGAACACCACGACATTGAGCGGGATGCCGTAGTTCACCGCCGTCATGATCTCCATGGCGCACATCTGGAAACCGCCGTCGCCGATGATGGCGAAGGTCGGTCGCTGCTCGATGAAGCGCGCGCCGATGGCAGCCGGGATGGCATGCCCCAACGAGGAAATGCCGGAGTTGGGGTAGTAGCGGTTACCGCTCGCCACGTTGTAGAAGTTCTGCGCGAAGATGATGTTGTCGTCGAACACCTGCACGCCGCGCGGGAAGTTCTGCTCCAGCGCACGGAAGAAATACTCCATCAGGGCAAAGCCGGACTGGAAGATGGCGTAATCGCTGGTGACGGCCGCCTTGGAGCGTTCGATTTCGCCGCGCAGGCGCGCGAAGCTGGCGGCCTCGGCCTCGCGGCCGTCGAGATAGGTCAGCACACCTCCCAGCACCACCTTGATATCGCCGTGGATGGCGAGATCGGCGGGAAACACCTTTTCCAGCTGCGCCGGGTCGAGATCGACCTGCACCACCTTCTTGCCGCCGAGCAGGGCCGGGTCCCACAGGTAGCTGGTGCGCTCGTTGAAGCTGGCGCCGAGAAACACCACCAGATCGGCCCGGTCCACCACATAGCGGTAGGCGTGGCCGCTGGAGGTGACGCCGAGGCTGCCGAGGGCCAGCGGCGACTGCTCGCTGATCACGCCCTTGGCCTTGAGGCTGGTGGTTACCGGCACGTTGAGCAGGGCCGACAGTTGTTCCAGTTCGCCCTGCG is a window encoding:
- a CDS encoding c-type cytochrome, coding for MGSITLFKKMVFAGGLALSGAAWAATPSAVMLANTCAACHGTGGSSMAQIPSLAGAPAEYFVDTMKAFKSGERKATVMDRVAKGYSDEEIALMGDYFAQQKLTPMKQGFDKAKASQGQRLHDKFCEKCHEDGGRKPDQGGVLAGQSMTYLTFTMADFLDGQRTMDKDMKKKVDEMLKSHDKSSVDALIHFYGSQQ
- a CDS encoding hydrogenase iron-sulfur subunit: MADMKIGAYICQGCGIGERLDTAQLASVAKREGKAAEAREHAFLCSAEGVKMIQDDIAAGVTHVVIAACSRRAKTEAFSFEGVAISRANLREGVIWVRPDTPEAAETTQEMADDYVRMACAEAKHMKIPSASGEQGLVRTILVVGGGISGMTAALEAAKTGYKVELVEKTGALGGVAAQMFKKYPDKAPYNVLADNTTGAMIDAVNANGNITVHLNTTVAKTEGAPGRFAVTLATESGASKEVTVGAIIQATGFTPYDITRLPELGGGKSPDVMDQLAFEQMVKANNGAIKKSDGSDAKNVVFVQCAGQRSDAEGHLPYCSGHCCMTSIKQARYVKEAGGDATVIFDDLRTPGADGEDVYRGGQEAGVTFSKGKVSAIEAAGKGLKVNYTDKILAEDTTIDADIVVLATGMVPASGPNPYLTQEIEAADKAGDTALAEKLKAEQASAPASILNLQYRQGTDVPHLKSGFTDSHFICFPYETRRTGIYTAGPVRRPMDAHQAMEDATGAALKAIQACENAALGRAAHPRSGDLSFPSFRKEGCTQCKRCTVECPFGAINEDEKGFPQYNESRCRRCGTCMGACPVRVISFENYSVETIGQQLKAVDMPDEFSEKPRLLVLACENDAYPALDMAGMTKQEYSAFARIIPVRCLGSVNTIWITDALNSGYDGVILLGCQKGDNYQCHFVKGSEMAHYRMSKIDDTLTQLNLEKERVQTYEVSIADIQRIPQIINDMEKLIGEIGMSPFKF
- a CDS encoding class I SAM-dependent methyltransferase; translation: MSIEAYYALCAQLGLTQGIPYTPQWSAAPDFLQLIVDHVLTDKPQTIVECGSGLTTLMLARACALNGGGHVYSLENDADYAANTRSEISRYGLNEYSAVLHAPLIPRTIHERNYRWYDVSQLSVQDIDMLVIDGPPGFIQQHSRYPALPLLLEYMKDECTVFMDDAARPDEMEVVAMWQTQYRNTTHTYLALERGCAIVQIRRSR
- a CDS encoding FCSD flavin-binding domain-containing protein, which gives rise to MISRRNFIKLSGGAVAVGTLAGCAGGMSRGGAGGKVVVVGGGPGGATAAKYLRMADPSIEVTLIEANPKYYTCFMSNEVLGGDRDLDSITFGYDGLRRHGVRVVHDMVTQIDPATRKIMTKRGATFSYDRAIVSPGIDFKWGAIEGHSAELAESTIPHAWKAGPQTVALHKQLLDMKNGGTVVIATPAGAFRCPPGPYERASLIAQYLKRHKPKSKVIIMDSGDKFAKQGLFMAGWKKHYGYGTSNSIIEWVSGSQGGKIEGVDGKAMTVQGAVDKIKADVINVIPPQKAGKIAFDAGLTDGDWCPVNKKTFESKIHAGIHVLGDASNSAGMPKSGYSANVQAKVCAMAVADLLAGREPGFPSYMNTCYSVVAEDHGISVSIVYTFDEAKNEIVAVKGAGGVTPSDASAEALRREAHYAHGWFANITNDIFG
- a CDS encoding CoB--CoM heterodisulfide reductase iron-sulfur subunit B family protein — protein: MAKKEFYSFYPGCSSQPKASADNFLRSSNAMCDALGIKLKEIDDWNCCGASIGYAGGGEVPRLSLSARNIALSQQQNGDADIVAPCAACWIATREAQERVEHNPKVSAGINAALAEIGLKVESGKMPKARHMVEVLVEDIGLDTIAKGVTKPLEGVKIAGYVGCQTNRPFGIAGESFENPLYLDHMIEACGAQAVDKYEKKVACCSGALMFSEPEKGHALVKEIIEAAYDGGADMIVTPCQLCQMNVESYQSNINKTYGTKFNIPVVYYTQLIAVAYGKSAQEAALDGQIIRAGKLEDIANK
- a CDS encoding 4Fe-4S dicluster domain-containing protein → MSDMNQAMVEKYRSNFLKEVEANVEEGTWVKMCMQCGVCSGSCPLGPHWEHPPQELFMMIRAGKREEVLSSSSMWMCTSCYNCIARCPRGLPITHIMHGLASYAKRLGLAPNRQPTKEFGQIFWDSIAKNGRVNELKIGVGLYFMNGFSQGIKNALAGRELGMAMMKSKRMNPMEYFGGHKCKDLSGIAKMLKKAEEFEAEHITKFGE
- a CDS encoding nucleotide sugar dehydrogenase, with the protein product MNSTIAIVGLGYVGLPLAVAFGKRGPTLGYDLSATRIESYRRHIDPTGGVTTAELQAATQLTCSTDPALLARADIIIITVPTPVDSARRPDFAPLISASETVGKYMPRGALVIYESTVYPGATEEICIPVLERASGLTWQQDFHVGYSPERINPGDQEHTLSNTLKVVAGDSAATLERVAALYEQVVNAGVHRASSIKVAEAAKVIENTQRDLNIALMNELALIFDRLDIDTLEVLEAAGTKWNFLPFRPGLVGGHCIGVDPYYLAHKAEMMGHHPDVILAGRRINDSMAAFIAQQTVKQLIKAGSAVKGAQVIVLGLTFKENCPDLRNSKVADIVRELSDFGCVVYVHDPIAEPDEAMHEYGITLTPWQHLPRNVDAIIATVNHRSYHELPLAELLAHLKPGGVFVDVKSSYDVHAIRHAGHILWRL
- a CDS encoding FAD-dependent oxidoreductase; translated protein: MSEVIATNQTILVVGGGISGLTAALEAAECGKQVILLEKSPSVGGRVSQLHKYFPKLCIPTCGLEIQYRRLKANKNVRLITMAEVTGISGAAGNFTVNVKVAPRYVNENCTACGECEKAVSAEFPDEFNYGMKQRKGAYLVSHMAYPQRYVIDPRIVGTDDGEKAKAACKYGAVDLGMQEQNLSLNVGAVVWATGWKPYDAAKIQPYGYDRYENVISNVEFERMLDPFGPTGGKIVRPSDGQAPKNIAFIQCAGSRDVNHLKHCSRICCMATLKQTTYVRDQLGDNCKSTVYYIDIRAIDRIDDFHRKVKEDPNVTFVKSKVANIVAGSGDNVVLKGVDTEGYKRYANEHDLVVLATGMESTVPAGVFPAGVPINEHNFIDLDSDCGIYGAGCSSDALDVNRAAQNATAAALRAIQVVNRVAGQEG
- a CDS encoding thiamine pyrophosphate-binding protein, coding for MKIAVSELIVRYLERLGVQTIFGMPGAHILPVYDSLYDSPIQTVLVKHEQGAAFMAGGYARASGKIGACITTAGPGATNLVTGIANAYADKLPVLVLTGETSTHIFGKGGLQESSGEGGSIDQVSLFKGITRYNKIVERTDYLENVLNQAAKILLSDQPGPVLLSFPYNVQRELVDANLLERIHSCRHTRSQRECAQPAQQLAEMLLAAERPVMVAGYGCLRAGAQGELEQLSALLNVPVTTSLKAKGVISEQSPLALGSLGVTSSGHAYRYVVDRADLVVFLGASFNERTSYLWDPALLGGKKVVQVDLDPAQLEKVFPADLAIHGDIKVVLGGVLTYLDGREAEAASFARLRGEIERSKAAVTSDYAIFQSGFALMEYFFRALEQNFPRGVQVFDDNIIFAQNFYNVASGNRYYPNSGISSLGHAIPAAIGARFIEQRPTFAIIGDGGFQMCAMEIMTAVNYGIPLNVVVFNNATMGLIRKNQHQHYQQRFISCDFVNPDFELLARSFGIHYQRVEGMMDVDALFAHCDLRDSINLIEIVIDKNLFPNYSSRR